One window of Phycisphaeraceae bacterium genomic DNA carries:
- the rplP gene encoding 50S ribosomal protein L16, producing the protein MPPGRIPSRTKFRKEMRRARDRKATKGNYVAYGDFGLQALEGCWLHGKHLEAGRIAAQHYLKRQGKVFIRVFPDKPVSKKPLEQRMGKGKADADYWAARVKPGTMLFEVAGVTEDEAKQAFVRVAMKMPIRCRFVGRRVSV; encoded by the coding sequence ATGCCTCCAGGACGCATTCCATCTCGAACCAAGTTCCGCAAGGAGATGCGCCGTGCGCGCGATCGCAAGGCGACCAAGGGCAACTATGTTGCGTATGGCGACTTCGGTTTGCAGGCGCTTGAGGGTTGCTGGTTGCACGGCAAGCACCTCGAAGCGGGTCGTATTGCTGCACAGCACTATCTCAAGCGTCAGGGCAAGGTGTTCATCCGTGTGTTCCCTGACAAGCCGGTTTCGAAGAAGCCGCTTGAACAGCGCATGGGTAAAGGCAAGGCAGATGCTGACTACTGGGCAGCACGGGTAAAGCCCGGCACGATGCTGTTCGAGGTAGCGGGCGTGACTGAGGATGAAGCAAAGCAGGCGTTCGTGCGCGTTGCGATGAAGATGCCCATCCGTTGCAGGTTTGTTGGTCGCCGCGTGTCGGTGTGA
- the rpmC gene encoding 50S ribosomal protein L29 encodes MTPKEIRKLDDEALALELKETRSKLFDLRMKAVTDKVDDSSQFGKLRKDVARMKTEMTARRKPVAS; translated from the coding sequence ATGACACCGAAAGAGATTCGCAAGCTCGACGATGAAGCGCTGGCGCTTGAGCTAAAGGAAACCCGCTCGAAGCTGTTTGATCTCCGCATGAAGGCGGTTACCGACAAGGTTGATGATTCGTCGCAGTTTGGCAAGCTCCGCAAGGACGTTGCTCGCATGAAGACAGAGATGACCGCTCGCCGGAAGCCTGTTGCGAGCTGA
- the rpsQ gene encoding 30S ribosomal protein S17: MSTTEATELKGTRTGIVETDVRDKTRKVVIAYQVKHPKYGKYVSRRTVLHVHDEANESHKGDVVEVGQCRPISKTKSWKLIRVVEKRSGV, translated from the coding sequence ATGAGCACGACAGAAGCGACCGAACTGAAGGGCACGCGGACAGGGATCGTTGAGACCGATGTGCGTGACAAGACACGCAAGGTGGTCATCGCGTACCAGGTCAAGCACCCCAAGTATGGCAAGTATGTCAGCCGTCGAACAGTGCTGCATGTGCACGACGAGGCCAATGAGTCGCATAAGGGTGACGTGGTCGAGGTTGGGCAGTGCCGACCGATCAGCAAGACCAAGTCGTGGAAGCTGATCCGCGTTGTCGAGAAACGCTCGGGTGTGTAA
- the rplN gene encoding 50S ribosomal protein L14 — protein MLQQESRCEVADNSGAKVAYVIRVYGGSTGSGKFTRKTASLGDRVLVSVKKALPGSDVKPGDKYKAVVVRTAKQYRRRDGSYVKFDNSAVVLIGEDGNPKGTRIFGPVARELRERNYMKIVSLASEVV, from the coding sequence ATGCTGCAACAGGAATCACGGTGCGAAGTCGCCGACAACTCGGGAGCCAAGGTCGCGTATGTGATCCGCGTGTATGGCGGATCGACAGGGAGCGGCAAGTTCACACGCAAGACGGCATCGCTGGGCGATCGCGTGCTTGTATCGGTGAAGAAGGCGTTGCCGGGCAGCGATGTCAAGCCGGGTGACAAGTACAAGGCTGTGGTTGTTCGCACCGCGAAGCAGTATCGCCGGCGTGACGGGTCGTACGTGAAGTTCGACAACAGCGCGGTGGTGCTGATTGGTGAGGACGGGAATCCCAAGGGCACGCGTATCTTCGGTCCGGTTGCTCGCGAGCTTCGCGAACGCAACTACATGAAGATTGTGTCGCTGGCATCTGAGGTGGTGTGA
- the rplX gene encoding 50S ribosomal protein L24, producing the protein MPSHVRTGDEVIVTSGSHKGKIGTIERVLADKDMVVIKGVNLKTRNMKPSQANPQGGQVTREAPIHVSNVSPVVDGKPTRVRFETRDDGSKVRVAVRGGKVLGVVSPKRDRAKAKTEQKVSTKLSREARKRQAAG; encoded by the coding sequence ATGCCATCGCATGTAAGAACAGGTGATGAGGTCATCGTGACCAGCGGCAGCCACAAAGGCAAGATCGGCACGATCGAGCGTGTGCTCGCCGACAAGGACATGGTTGTCATCAAGGGCGTGAATCTGAAGACGCGCAACATGAAGCCGAGCCAGGCCAATCCGCAGGGCGGTCAGGTGACGCGTGAAGCGCCGATCCACGTCTCGAACGTCAGCCCTGTTGTTGACGGCAAGCCGACACGCGTCCGCTTCGAGACACGCGACGACGGCTCGAAGGTGCGTGTCGCGGTTCGTGGTGGCAAGGTGCTCGGTGTTGTTAGCCCGAAGCGTGATCGCGCGAAGGCAAAGACCGAACAGAAGGTATCGACAAAGCTCAGCAGAGAAGCACGCAAGCGTCAGGCAGCAGGGTAA
- the rplE gene encoding 50S ribosomal protein L5: MAKQASTKKSKVDVPPEALVFNEPPRMKTMYDSAVRPKLKDQFGINNPMQAPRLEKITINVNMGRHLDGTKIPPNVKTTVIDTLTAISGQKPVVLKAKKSVSNFKVREGYETAAMVTLRRDRMWHFLDKLVHLATPRIKDFRGLNDKAFDRQGNYSMGLNEQGVFPEINMAEANFTHGMNINFSFSNSDPAKSKFVLAELGMPFRKPEERKRRKS; this comes from the coding sequence ATGGCCAAGCAAGCATCAACAAAGAAATCCAAAGTTGACGTGCCACCGGAAGCGCTCGTGTTCAATGAGCCGCCGCGCATGAAGACCATGTATGACTCCGCTGTGCGTCCGAAGCTGAAGGATCAGTTCGGCATCAATAATCCGATGCAGGCACCAAGGCTGGAGAAGATCACGATCAACGTGAACATGGGCCGTCATCTCGATGGCACCAAGATCCCGCCAAACGTCAAGACAACGGTGATAGACACGCTGACAGCGATCTCGGGACAGAAGCCGGTTGTGCTCAAAGCGAAGAAGTCTGTGTCGAACTTCAAGGTTCGCGAAGGGTATGAGACTGCTGCGATGGTGACGCTCCGTCGTGATCGCATGTGGCACTTCCTCGACAAACTGGTGCATCTTGCAACGCCACGTATCAAGGACTTCCGCGGTCTGAACGACAAGGCGTTCGATCGTCAGGGCAACTACTCGATGGGCCTGAACGAGCAGGGCGTATTCCCCGAGATCAACATGGCTGAAGCAAACTTCACCCATGGAATGAACATCAACTTCTCGTTTTCGAACTCGGACCCAGCCAAGAGCAAGTTCGTGCTTGCGGAGCTTGGCATGCCGTTCAGAAAACCCGAGGAGCGCAAGCGCAGGAAGTCGTAA
- a CDS encoding type Z 30S ribosomal protein S14, with translation MATKAQIAKANRTPKFSTRKVRRCELTGRSRSVYRKFRVSRIMLRKLALEGKIPGMRKASW, from the coding sequence ATGGCAACGAAAGCACAGATCGCCAAAGCCAACAGGACACCCAAGTTTTCGACGCGCAAGGTGCGTCGTTGTGAGTTGACGGGGCGCTCGCGCAGCGTGTACCGCAAGTTCCGCGTCAGCCGCATCATGCTTCGCAAGCTCGCGCTTGAGGGCAAGATCCCCGGCATGCGGAAAGCCAGTTGGTAA
- the rpsH gene encoding 30S ribosomal protein S8 gives MTMNDPIADMLTRIRNAVSNRAKRVDCLNSKVNRGIAGVLRDEGYINSFDVIDDGRQGIIRVTLKYGERGETVINRIKRESRPGCRVYRGKSALPRPLQGLGISIVSTSSGVLSDRQCREKNVGGELLCTVD, from the coding sequence ATGACGATGAACGATCCAATCGCGGACATGCTCACTCGCATCAGAAATGCGGTGTCGAATCGTGCCAAGCGTGTTGACTGCCTCAACAGCAAGGTCAACCGGGGCATCGCTGGTGTGCTTCGCGATGAAGGCTATATCAACAGCTTTGATGTGATAGACGATGGCCGCCAAGGCATCATCCGCGTGACACTGAAGTACGGCGAGCGCGGTGAGACGGTGATCAATCGCATCAAGCGCGAGTCTCGTCCAGGTTGCCGAGTGTATCGCGGCAAGTCTGCACTGCCTCGTCCGTTGCAGGGGCTTGGCATCTCGATCGTTTCGACTTCGTCGGGCGTGCTGAGTGATCGTCAGTGCAGAGAGAAGAATGTTGGCGGTGAGTTGCTTTGCACCGTCGATTGA
- the rplF gene encoding 50S ribosomal protein L6, with the protein MSRIGKKPIGIPAKVTVAVADGSVKIDGPNGSLSAPVRSNISVEVDDGAKTVTVSLDEASMGDRFSRAMWGTTRATIQNMITGVTAGFQKIVEVNGVGYGAEVQGNKLKVTAGYANPHMKVIPDGVKVDVEKGSVTKVVVKGPDKQKVGQFAAEVRSVRTTNPYTGKGISYSGERIRRKQGKKFGA; encoded by the coding sequence ATGTCACGCATTGGAAAGAAACCCATCGGAATCCCTGCCAAGGTCACAGTTGCTGTGGCGGATGGCAGCGTGAAGATTGACGGCCCAAATGGATCGCTCTCTGCGCCTGTTCGCTCGAATATCTCTGTCGAGGTTGATGACGGCGCAAAGACTGTGACAGTGAGCCTCGACGAAGCGAGCATGGGTGATCGGTTCTCCCGAGCGATGTGGGGCACAACCCGCGCGACGATCCAGAACATGATTACGGGCGTGACAGCAGGCTTCCAGAAAATCGTCGAAGTGAACGGTGTCGGGTATGGTGCAGAGGTGCAGGGCAACAAACTGAAGGTCACGGCGGGGTACGCCAATCCACACATGAAGGTGATTCCTGATGGCGTCAAGGTTGATGTCGAGAAGGGCAGCGTCACCAAGGTTGTTGTGAAAGGACCAGACAAGCAGAAGGTCGGGCAGTTTGCTGCGGAAGTCAGATCTGTCCGCACAACGAACCCATACACCGGTAAGGGCATCTCGTACTCTGGCGAGCGTATTCGTCGCAAGCAGGGCAAGAAGTTTGGTGCATGA
- the rplR gene encoding 50S ribosomal protein L18, which produces MNKNKVKQTRRTRRRIGIRKRVVGTAACPRLAVYRSLNHIYVQVIDDMQGKTLCSASTRDKGVSLNTTGNAAAAAQVGKTVADKAKAAGISKVVFDRGGFRYHGRIKALADAAREGGLKF; this is translated from the coding sequence ATGAACAAGAACAAGGTAAAACAAACACGCCGGACACGCAGACGCATTGGTATCCGCAAGCGCGTTGTTGGTACCGCTGCGTGCCCTCGTCTTGCGGTCTACCGCTCGCTGAACCATATCTATGTTCAGGTGATCGATGACATGCAGGGCAAAACACTTTGCTCCGCTTCAACACGCGACAAGGGCGTCTCACTGAATACGACCGGCAATGCAGCCGCAGCGGCTCAGGTCGGCAAGACGGTTGCAGACAAGGCAAAGGCTGCGGGCATCTCCAAGGTCGTGTTCGATCGTGGCGGGTTCCGTTACCACGGGCGTATCAAGGCGCTTGCTGATGCAGCACGCGAGGGTGGATTGAAGTTCTAA
- the rpsE gene encoding 30S ribosomal protein S5, with the protein MAEHNVEESNQLESNTVMVTRTSATVAGGRRMSFNSLVVVGDKNGRVGWGYGKALEVPTAIEKAGKAARRNTINVSRAGTTIHHEVEGRFGSAVVRLVPAAPGTGVVAGAAVRAVLEAMGISDCLTKCYGSRNKMNVVKAVFDGLKQLREPEDVADLRGKKLGQTRILHRIEKTQQMSGSAAVTENN; encoded by the coding sequence ATGGCAGAGCACAACGTCGAAGAATCGAATCAGCTTGAGTCGAACACCGTGATGGTGACTCGAACCAGCGCAACTGTGGCTGGTGGTCGGCGCATGAGCTTCAACTCCCTCGTCGTGGTCGGCGACAAGAACGGCCGCGTCGGCTGGGGGTATGGCAAGGCGCTGGAAGTGCCCACCGCAATCGAGAAGGCTGGCAAGGCAGCGCGTCGCAACACCATCAACGTGTCTCGTGCTGGCACAACCATCCACCACGAGGTTGAGGGACGTTTCGGCTCAGCTGTTGTACGTCTGGTTCCAGCTGCGCCCGGTACCGGTGTCGTTGCTGGTGCGGCGGTTCGTGCGGTGCTTGAAGCGATGGGCATCTCCGACTGTCTGACAAAGTGCTATGGCTCACGCAACAAGATGAATGTGGTGAAGGCTGTGTTCGATGGTCTGAAGCAACTCCGCGAACCGGAAGACGTTGCAGATCTTCGCGGGAAGAAGCTCGGACAGACTCGCATCCTGCATCGCATTGAGAAGACGCAGCAGATGTCCGGTAGTGCTGCGGTGACAGAGAACAACTGA
- the rplO gene encoding 50S ribosomal protein L15 — MMIHDITKLAGKNKKRDRVGRGLGSGNGKTAGRGYKGAGSRAGNSSRRGFEGGQMPYFRRLPKFGFTNVKFKTQFWVINLDTIVDHDTFANGGDVTIDSLIAAGLLRDNSKALKVLGNMPEDGLKVKLNVTAERVSESARKAIEAAGGSVKELGTRRDRVRGIDRQAGDQTPKNLTKKLKKYNKYHTPA, encoded by the coding sequence ATGATGATTCATGACATCACCAAACTGGCTGGCAAGAACAAGAAGCGCGATCGCGTCGGTCGTGGTCTTGGTTCGGGCAACGGCAAGACCGCTGGCCGTGGTTACAAGGGCGCGGGATCACGCGCGGGCAACTCAAGCCGTCGCGGGTTTGAAGGTGGCCAGATGCCTTACTTCCGCCGTCTGCCGAAGTTCGGCTTCACGAACGTGAAGTTCAAGACGCAGTTCTGGGTGATCAACCTCGACACCATCGTCGATCACGACACCTTTGCAAACGGTGGCGATGTGACCATCGACTCGCTCATTGCAGCAGGCCTGCTCCGCGATAACAGCAAGGCTCTGAAGGTGCTCGGAAACATGCCCGAGGATGGTCTGAAGGTCAAGCTGAATGTCACAGCTGAGCGTGTCAGCGAGAGCGCCCGCAAGGCGATCGAGGCTGCTGGTGGGTCCGTTAAAGAACTCGGTACCCGTCGTGACCGCGTTCGCGGGATTGACCGACAGGCTGGCGATCAAACTCCCAAGAACCTGACGAAGAAGTTGAAAAAGTACAACAAGTATCACACACCCGCGTAG
- the secY gene encoding preprotein translocase subunit SecY gives MFKAFANIFKIPELRTKLLFTFGMLAIYRIGYWIPLPGVDQQAIADLTRNISTNTDSAAANAVSMVAMMSGGSLSNATVFGLGIMPYITAAIIFQLLGSAIPRIKEIQQEGPTGQQKIQEWTRYATLGVALLQSFFYLQLMYRQSIIEVSWMGNPMWWIMAVGVLTAGAMFLMWLGEQIDRHGIGSGASLIITASILTGIPGALNTLRQSFDQSNPDSIHVSGLLILFAGFVTVTAGAVLLTVAQRRVPIQQAKHMRGRLQVGGQKSYLPLRVNHAGVMPIIFASALMTIPSVLFEQLGTLAATSDSWFSSIVGFINRSFSPATVAFPYVLAYIVLVFFFSYFWITVQFSPEDISKQLRDSGSFIPGLRPGPRTAEYIDTVMSRITYCGAGILAVMAILPSIVAAGFNIPFLVTQFLGGTGLLIVVSVTLDFIQRIEAALMMRNYGGFLSGEDTNAKKRIRGPRG, from the coding sequence ATGTTCAAAGCGTTTGCCAACATCTTCAAGATTCCCGAGTTGCGAACAAAGCTGCTGTTCACCTTTGGCATGCTCGCGATTTATCGCATCGGCTATTGGATTCCGCTGCCCGGCGTTGATCAGCAGGCAATTGCCGATCTGACTCGCAATATCTCGACGAACACTGATAGTGCAGCGGCAAACGCTGTGTCGATGGTCGCAATGATGTCAGGTGGCAGCCTGAGTAACGCCACGGTGTTCGGGCTTGGCATTATGCCATACATCACTGCTGCCATCATCTTCCAGCTGCTCGGATCTGCGATTCCTCGCATTAAAGAGATCCAGCAGGAAGGGCCAACCGGCCAGCAGAAGATTCAGGAATGGACGAGGTACGCAACGCTGGGTGTTGCTTTGCTGCAATCATTCTTCTACCTGCAGCTGATGTACCGCCAGAGCATTATCGAGGTGTCCTGGATGGGCAACCCGATGTGGTGGATCATGGCAGTTGGTGTGCTGACGGCAGGCGCCATGTTCCTGATGTGGCTTGGCGAGCAGATTGATCGTCACGGCATCGGCAGCGGCGCTTCGTTAATCATTACCGCGAGTATCCTGACCGGTATCCCCGGTGCGCTCAACACGCTGCGACAGAGCTTCGATCAGTCCAATCCGGACTCAATCCATGTCTCGGGTCTGCTGATTCTGTTCGCAGGATTTGTGACTGTGACAGCGGGTGCGGTGTTGTTGACGGTGGCCCAGCGTCGCGTGCCGATCCAGCAGGCAAAGCACATGCGCGGCCGATTGCAGGTTGGTGGTCAGAAGAGCTATCTTCCGTTGCGTGTGAATCATGCTGGCGTTATGCCGATCATCTTTGCCAGTGCGCTGATGACCATTCCGTCTGTATTGTTCGAGCAACTCGGTACACTTGCAGCGACCAGCGATTCCTGGTTCAGTTCAATCGTTGGATTCATCAACCGATCCTTCAGTCCTGCGACAGTCGCGTTCCCTTATGTGCTGGCGTATATCGTGCTCGTGTTCTTCTTCAGCTACTTCTGGATCACGGTCCAGTTCAGCCCGGAAGATATTTCCAAGCAGCTTCGCGACTCCGGATCGTTTATCCCGGGTTTGCGTCCGGGACCCCGTACTGCTGAATACATCGATACGGTGATGAGCCGAATCACGTATTGCGGCGCGGGCATTCTGGCTGTGATGGCGATATTGCCATCGATTGTGGCTGCAGGATTCAATATCCCGTTCCTTGTGACGCAGTTCCTTGGAGGAACTGGTCTGCTGATTGTGGTTTCGGTGACGCTGGACTTCATCCAGCGAATCGAGGCTGCATTGATGATGCGAAACTATGGCGGCTTCCTCTCCGGGGAAGATACGAACGCCAAGAAGCGAATTCGTGGGCCTCGCGGCTGA
- the rpmJ gene encoding 50S ribosomal protein L36, with product MKVRSSVKRICNQCQVVRRKGKVRVICKSDPKHKQVQG from the coding sequence ATGAAAGTCAGATCAAGTGTCAAGCGTATCTGTAACCAGTGTCAGGTTGTCCGTCGAAAGGGCAAGGTGCGCGTGATCTGCAAATCAGATCCGAAGCACAAGCAGGTGCAGGGCTAA
- the rpsM gene encoding 30S ribosomal protein S13, translating into MPRIAGIDVPDRKKIYYALQYVHGIGPKFAAEILTEAKIDPNRRANELNEIETATISQIIDTNYIVEGALRRQVSQNVQRLKDIRSYRGDRHRKGLPTRGQRTRCNARTRKGRKKTVAGKKGVK; encoded by the coding sequence GTGCCACGTATCGCAGGTATTGACGTTCCCGATCGAAAGAAGATCTATTACGCGCTCCAGTACGTTCACGGTATTGGGCCGAAGTTCGCTGCTGAGATCCTCACTGAAGCGAAGATCGACCCGAATCGCCGCGCAAACGAGTTGAACGAGATCGAGACCGCAACGATTAGCCAGATCATCGACACGAACTACATCGTGGAAGGTGCGCTGCGTCGTCAGGTGTCGCAGAACGTTCAGCGTCTGAAGGACATCCGTTCATATCGTGGCGATCGTCATCGCAAGGGGTTGCCAACGCGTGGTCAACGCACCCGCTGCAATGCTCGCACCCGCAAGGGACGTAAGAAGACTGTTGCTGGCAAGAAGGGCGTGAAGTAA
- the rpsK gene encoding 30S ribosomal protein S11 produces MAKKVRKIRKHVPKGVVHVKATHNNTIVTITDPNGETLCWDSAGTIGFKGARKSTPFAATRAGENCGHKARKMGMSEIEVRIKGMGPGREAAVNGVCSAGLRVSAVEDHTPVPHNGCRPRKKRRV; encoded by the coding sequence ATGGCAAAGAAAGTCCGCAAGATCCGCAAGCATGTCCCCAAGGGCGTTGTGCATGTCAAAGCGACGCACAACAACACGATCGTGACGATCACCGACCCCAACGGCGAAACGCTGTGCTGGGATTCGGCTGGCACCATCGGGTTCAAGGGCGCCCGCAAGTCCACGCCGTTCGCAGCGACGCGTGCGGGCGAGAACTGTGGCCACAAGGCTCGCAAGATGGGCATGAGCGAGATCGAGGTTCGCATCAAGGGCATGGGACCCGGGCGCGAAGCTGCGGTGAACGGCGTTTGCAGCGCGGGGCTGCGTGTCTCGGCTGTTGAGGATCACACCCCCGTGCCTCACAACGGCTGCCGTCCTCGTAAGAAGCGCCGCGTGTAA
- a CDS encoding DNA-directed RNA polymerase subunit alpha, with product MKRVRWRGLELPHRVVTDPKFTSNTFGRFYVEPFERGFGTTVGNSLRRVLLSSIEGAAVYGIKIAGAQHEFSSLNGVIEDVTDIVLNVKNLIVKMDADEPKVMRVAARGPGEVTADLIEADPSISIVNKDLVLCTLTEPVEFEMELYVQKYRGYVPASDQYNTRDEQDIGFIEVDATYSPVKRVRYKVEDTRVGQKTNYDKLILDIWTDGTVTPEMALVESGKILRKHLNPFVQFTELGQVRVSEEAAAAAGVDEELIRKLNMPITMLELSVRAVNCLESARIDTVAQLIQQPENELLKLRSFGRTSLREVKRKLQDIGLELGMDLPEGYANQVAVGAL from the coding sequence ATGAAGCGCGTCCGTTGGCGTGGGCTTGAGTTGCCGCATCGCGTGGTGACCGACCCGAAGTTTACATCAAACACATTTGGTCGTTTTTATGTCGAGCCCTTCGAGCGGGGATTCGGCACAACGGTCGGAAACTCACTCCGGCGTGTGCTGTTAAGTTCGATCGAAGGCGCCGCTGTGTACGGCATCAAGATCGCTGGCGCTCAGCATGAGTTCTCGTCGCTCAACGGCGTGATTGAGGATGTCACCGACATCGTGCTGAACGTCAAGAACCTGATCGTAAAGATGGATGCCGATGAGCCGAAGGTCATGCGCGTTGCAGCACGCGGTCCTGGCGAGGTCACAGCCGATCTGATCGAAGCCGATCCTTCCATCTCGATAGTGAACAAGGACCTTGTGCTTTGCACTCTGACAGAGCCTGTCGAGTTTGAGATGGAACTCTACGTGCAGAAGTACCGTGGATACGTGCCCGCATCAGATCAGTACAACACGCGCGATGAGCAGGACATCGGGTTCATTGAGGTTGACGCGACCTACTCGCCTGTCAAGCGTGTCCGGTACAAGGTCGAGGACACCCGCGTCGGCCAGAAGACAAACTATGACAAGCTGATTCTGGATATCTGGACTGATGGCACTGTGACGCCCGAGATGGCGCTCGTCGAATCCGGCAAGATCCTTCGCAAGCACCTCAACCCGTTCGTCCAGTTTACTGAGCTTGGGCAGGTTCGTGTCTCCGAGGAAGCAGCAGCAGCTGCTGGCGTGGACGAGGAACTGATCCGCAAGCTGAACATGCCGATCACAATGCTCGAACTCTCGGTTCGGGCAGTGAACTGCCTTGAGTCGGCTCGGATTGATACCGTCGCCCAACTCATCCAGCAGCCTGAGAACGAGTTGCTCAAGCTTCGCTCGTTTGGTCGTACCAGCCTGCGTGAGGTCAAGCGCAAGCTGCAGGATATCGGGCTGGAACTTGGCATGGACCTGCCAGAGGGCTACGCAAACCAGGTCGCGGTAGGCGCACTCTGA
- the rplQ gene encoding 50S ribosomal protein L17: protein MRHRKAGYKLNRTSAHRRAMFRNMAASLFEHGQIVTTMPKAKAVQPMVEKIITKAKQGDLHARRQVISMLGGDRRAFGWLYTPAGATEEEKDAVNELRERAEMYFTVPESSTVERNRYGELRKAPRLVRHIFENVAPRYADRAGGYTRIVKLGQRRVGDATELVLIQFVGSEDGPEIGGQLSTRRRTADKRTAFAAKLRKERGAKASTKAEEPAGTEGE from the coding sequence ATGCGTCATCGCAAGGCAGGATACAAGCTCAACCGCACGTCGGCTCATCGTCGTGCCATGTTCCGCAATATGGCAGCTTCGCTCTTTGAGCACGGCCAGATCGTCACAACGATGCCCAAGGCAAAGGCGGTCCAGCCGATGGTTGAGAAGATCATCACCAAGGCAAAGCAGGGCGATCTGCATGCGCGTCGGCAGGTGATCTCGATGCTGGGTGGTGATCGTCGCGCGTTCGGCTGGCTCTACACACCCGCAGGTGCGACCGAAGAGGAAAAGGACGCAGTAAACGAACTGCGTGAGCGTGCGGAGATGTACTTCACAGTGCCGGAGTCCTCAACGGTCGAGCGGAACCGATACGGTGAGCTTCGCAAGGCACCTCGTCTCGTTCGCCACATCTTTGAGAATGTCGCACCGCGCTATGCTGATCGTGCGGGCGGATACACACGCATCGTGAAGCTCGGCCAGCGGCGTGTGGGTGATGCAACCGAGCTTGTCCTGATCCAGTTTGTTGGCTCAGAGGACGGGCCCGAGATTGGTGGGCAGCTTTCTACCCGTCGTCGCACTGCGGACAAGCGTACTGCGTTTGCTGCAAAGCTCCGCAAGGAACGTGGTGCCAAGGCATCGACAAAGGCTGAGGAGCCAGCGGGTACCGAGGGCGAGTAA
- a CDS encoding lamin tail domain-containing protein, which translates to MTRSFCAASAAIVVAFASSAAMADLVITEVMSQTTSGTAGTINGDWWELTNSGAAAIVLGGFSWADTEDQIGGPTPQPNFFPGVTINPGESIIILEEDTANLAAWRSNWNVTNNLQILATDVMLPDPSGNGDTFSGLSSNGDAVYFYDPAGTLIDAFIFGSVNPRGTSFERDIFGNDLGVSVVGENGAYMGANGDVGSPGVAVPAPGAMSLFGLAAFAARRRRAR; encoded by the coding sequence ATGACACGTTCATTCTGCGCTGCTTCGGCAGCGATTGTTGTTGCGTTCGCATCATCGGCTGCGATGGCAGATCTCGTGATTACGGAGGTGATGTCGCAGACCACCTCAGGTACTGCGGGCACCATCAACGGCGACTGGTGGGAGCTTACAAACTCTGGTGCAGCAGCGATTGTGCTCGGTGGATTCTCATGGGCTGATACAGAAGACCAGATTGGTGGTCCCACTCCTCAGCCAAACTTCTTCCCCGGTGTGACGATCAATCCCGGCGAATCCATCATCATCCTCGAAGAGGACACAGCAAATCTCGCTGCATGGCGTTCAAACTGGAACGTCACAAACAATCTCCAGATTCTTGCGACCGATGTGATGCTCCCCGACCCCAGCGGCAATGGCGACACGTTCTCCGGGCTGTCGAGCAATGGGGACGCGGTGTATTTTTACGATCCCGCTGGAACGCTTATCGACGCGTTCATCTTTGGTTCGGTGAATCCGCGTGGCACATCCTTCGAGCGTGACATTTTCGGCAATGACCTCGGAGTGAGTGTTGTCGGTGAGAATGGCGCGTACATGGGGGCGAATGGCGATGTTGGTTCGCCAGGTGTTGCGGTTCCAGCTCCGGGCGCAATGTCGTTGTTTGGGCTTGCAGCATTCGCTGCCCGCCGCCGTCGAGCACGCTAA